One genomic segment of Thermodesulfovibrionales bacterium includes these proteins:
- a CDS encoding two-component system response regulator, which translates to MADVLSFEQKPIVLVVDDTPANLALVSSLLKDVYTVKVANKGSRALQVAAAKPMPDLILLDIMMPEMDGYEVIQKLKENPETADIPVIFLTAKAEVEDEQKGFELGAVDYITKPISPPIVLARVKTHLTLKTARDFLKDKNEYLEIEIKRRIKELTTAQDMTIMAMASLAETRDSDTGNHIRRIQSYVKLLAKKLQKYPRFGYFLTDENIELLYKSAPLHDIGKVGIPDRILLKPDRLTPEEFEIMKSHTLLGKHAIEEAEKLCDEKNTFLSLAGEICLYHHEKWDCSGYPLGIGGDEIPISARLMAIADVYDALICRRVYKDPLPHEEAVKIIKEGWGIHFDPDVTDAFVENADEFLEIAEHFKDTDKDIEEKIAFLKMVNLDEKSCNS; encoded by the coding sequence ATGGCAGATGTATTAAGCTTTGAACAAAAACCGATTGTCCTTGTTGTGGATGATACCCCAGCGAATCTTGCCCTGGTGAGTAGCCTATTAAAGGACGTTTATACAGTTAAGGTTGCAAATAAGGGTTCCCGAGCCCTCCAAGTTGCAGCCGCAAAACCAATGCCTGATTTAATCCTCCTTGACATAATGATGCCAGAGATGGATGGCTACGAGGTCATCCAGAAACTCAAAGAAAACCCAGAGACAGCAGATATCCCTGTAATTTTTCTTACTGCAAAGGCTGAAGTGGAAGATGAACAAAAAGGCTTTGAGCTTGGGGCAGTAGATTACATTACTAAGCCTATTAGCCCTCCTATAGTCCTTGCTCGCGTTAAGACACACCTTACCCTAAAGACTGCCAGAGATTTCCTCAAGGATAAGAATGAATATCTCGAAATAGAGATAAAAAGGCGGATAAAGGAATTGACCACTGCCCAGGACATGACTATTATGGCTATGGCATCTCTTGCAGAGACGCGTGATAGCGACACTGGGAATCACATTCGAAGGATACAGAGCTATGTAAAACTACTGGCTAAAAAACTTCAGAAATATCCACGTTTTGGTTATTTTCTTACTGATGAGAATATTGAACTGTTATACAAATCAGCACCCTTGCACGATATAGGTAAGGTAGGGATACCAGATAGGATTTTACTCAAGCCTGACCGCCTTACACCAGAAGAATTTGAAATCATGAAGAGCCACACACTTTTAGGCAAACATGCAATAGAAGAAGCAGAAAAGCTCTGTGATGAAAAGAATACATTTTTAAGCCTTGCTGGTGAGATATGTTTATATCATCATGAAAAATGGGATTGTAGCGGTTATCCTCTAGGGATAGGTGGTGATGAAATCCCTATATCTGCGAGATTGATGGCAATAGCAGATGTCTATGATGCCCTTATTTGTCGACGTGTCTATAAAGACCCTTTACCTCACGAAGAAGCTGTTAAGATCATTAAAGAAGGCTGGGGTATTCACTTTGACCCTGATGTGACTGATGCCTTTGTTGAAAATGCTGATGAATTTCTGGAAATTGCAGAACATTTTAAGGATACAGATAAGGATATTGAGGAGAAAATTGCATTTCTGAAAATGGTTAATTTGGATGAGAAATCGTGTAACTCA
- a CDS encoding ABC transporter substrate-binding protein, whose protein sequence is METYAKLVPKAKKWGTIYNPAEVNSVVHVKVMREVAKKLGIELIETTISSTKEVPQAANSLVSKVHIIVITTDNTTVAGLEEIVKICNEKKIPLFAGDLESVKRGAIAAYGLDYYLVGYAAGKKAVQILKGMKPGDVPWGPVERFALAVNENAAKAQGIKLPSEFLKKANKVYKYYF, encoded by the coding sequence ATGGAAACCTATGCCAAACTAGTCCCAAAGGCAAAGAAATGGGGTACCATTTATAATCCTGCTGAGGTGAATTCTGTAGTACATGTGAAGGTGATGAGAGAGGTGGCAAAGAAGCTGGGGATAGAACTGATTGAGACTACTATAAGCAGTACCAAAGAGGTACCTCAGGCTGCCAATTCTCTTGTTAGTAAGGTGCACATCATCGTTATTACCACTGATAACACTACCGTTGCAGGCCTGGAAGAGATAGTGAAAATATGCAATGAGAAAAAGATACCCCTTTTCGCTGGTGACTTAGAGAGTGTCAAACGAGGGGCAATTGCTGCATACGGTCTGGACTACTATCTGGTTGGCTATGCAGCTGGCAAGAAGGCAGTTCAGATTCTAAAGGGTATGAAGCCAGGTGATGTCCCTTGGGGGCCTGTTGAAAGGTTTGCCCTTGCTGTAAATGAGAATGCAGCAAAAGCCCAGGGCATAAAACTACCTTCTGAATTCCTGAAAAAGGCAAATAAGGTGTATAAATACTATTTTTGA